The following are encoded in a window of Arctopsyche grandis isolate Sample6627 chromosome 2, ASM5162203v2, whole genome shotgun sequence genomic DNA:
- the LOC143922961 gene encoding uncharacterized protein KIAA1143 homolog isoform X2, with amino-acid sequence MSKRNVMYIKPDEPTFLKKLKSDAGYKEDTTVESKFETLPTGPDNLSSDDSEEPQLVILEPGDLTKEEVEVEKKIISEEKESKPADLNEPVVFKPRPKTMSEMSNSDKRKSKKPMKVNKITLSFDDNEDES; translated from the exons ATGTCTAAGCGTAACGTGATGTACATCAAGCCCGACGAGccaacatttttgaaaaaactcAAGTCGGATGCTGGCTACAAGGAAGACACAACCGTCGAATCGAAG TTTGAAACATTACCGACCGGCCCGGACAACTTGTCCAGCGATGACAGTGAAGAGCCACAACTTGTCATATTAGAACCTGGCGATTTGACTAAAGAGGAGGTTGAAgtcgagaaaaaaataatttctgaaG AAAAAGAAAGTAAGCCAGCAGATCTGAACGAGCCCGTCGTATTCAAGCCACGGCCAAAAACTATGTCTGAAATGTCAAACAGTGATAAACGAAAGTCGAAAAAACCGATGAAGGTTAATAAAATCACTCTATCATTTGACGACAACGAGGATGAatcataa
- the LOC143922961 gene encoding uncharacterized protein KIAA1143 homolog isoform X1: protein MYKLSGNGVHQLGRVVLLDRTSAAFSSPTMSKRNVMYIKPDEPTFLKKLKSDAGYKEDTTVESKFETLPTGPDNLSSDDSEEPQLVILEPGDLTKEEVEVEKKIISEEKESKPADLNEPVVFKPRPKTMSEMSNSDKRKSKKPMKVNKITLSFDDNEDES, encoded by the exons ATGTACAAGCTATCTGGCAACGGCGTACATCAGTTGGGTCGAGTCGTTCTTCTCGATCGGACGTCTG CAGCTTTTTCCTCTCCAACGATGTCTAAGCGTAACGTGATGTACATCAAGCCCGACGAGccaacatttttgaaaaaactcAAGTCGGATGCTGGCTACAAGGAAGACACAACCGTCGAATCGAAG TTTGAAACATTACCGACCGGCCCGGACAACTTGTCCAGCGATGACAGTGAAGAGCCACAACTTGTCATATTAGAACCTGGCGATTTGACTAAAGAGGAGGTTGAAgtcgagaaaaaaataatttctgaaG AAAAAGAAAGTAAGCCAGCAGATCTGAACGAGCCCGTCGTATTCAAGCCACGGCCAAAAACTATGTCTGAAATGTCAAACAGTGATAAACGAAAGTCGAAAAAACCGATGAAGGTTAATAAAATCACTCTATCATTTGACGACAACGAGGATGAatcataa